The window TATGGCCCATGCTTTTTGACAACaaacaattatcaaaattGACCTTTTTTCTCCCCTCTCTGTCTCTCTAGCTAGATTCATCATATGCATTATTGTCCATTTCTTATGAGTTGTGACCAACCAAACCTCCATTCCAATTTCATCCTAAAATCTcctcttcttgtttttcttcaattacatctctctctctatatactttttttttattattattatcaacaCATTTGCATGCTGCAACACAGAGCTTTGCCTTTTCCTAaagtcatttttctttacactTGTACACACAACTCCTCCATGTATGTTATCATTGTGTCCACtgtttcaaaaagaaagaagaaagaagaaatttcttttatataggATCTCAACTGATTTTTAGatggttttaacttttaattaatgttcATCTAACTCTTAACTCACTtttgattatgattatgatcAATTTATTACTTCTTCaagccaaaaagaaaaaagaaaaaagaaaaaagaaaaatgacaatcaATCTCACAatcttccaaaaaaataaacaaattcaagTATAATCAAACTCacatttgattaagaaatctAATGGCAAATGCAAAGGGGAGAGATATAATCAGCTTCTCACCAACTTCcaaaaaaagtataaacacTCTGTATTTAGTAATCtgaatacaaaaatttcaGTAAGTATAcaagttttctcttttttgttcttaacaCACAAAGGGGAGGAGAAAATCCttcttattatcattattgttcAATATTCTCCACTTGTTAGATTATGATTCTCTATTCTTCTCCTCCAAAAtcagataaaaaaaaacttcttcaactgtacaaacaaaaagaaagagcaGGACAAAACccagaaataagaaaaagataagGTAAAGAATTTTCAGATTTGTACCTTGTGATTTTGCATTAATGGCAGCAGATTGGGCATCTTACAAGCCCGTTTTCATTGCAATCAAGACATCTTTGAAAACCATacccatcttcttcttcttcttcttcaacttcttcttcgtaatcttcttcttcataaaACACTTTACAGCTTCCACAACACGTCTCACATGGCACAAATCTTATATCCCCACAACCTTCACAGACACCATcaccattttcaattttctcgCAACATTCAAGCAATTTCTCTAGCTGCCCATCTTCATGTAACCTCCTAATTTCTTCAGCATCACCGAGTTGCTTCCTCCCAATGAACACTCTGGGTAAATTCCCTCCACTATTTTTGTTCTGATCTTCCATTAATAGCTGCTTTAGCTCTTCTTTAAACCCACTATGCATTGACACATCTCTTTCATCTACACGAACTCTAATAGCTCTTAGAATTGCTCTAACATGGCAACAATCTTCATATGTCTTACGAATCCCTCTCAAGCTTGTAAAGTATAGAATAACCTTATCCCTTTTCTTCTCCCCTGGCCAACTGTAGAATTTCTTTGGATCCACGATGGCTGACGGTGGCTGTTGGTGCTTTGGATTTTCTACCGGGCGGAGGTGAAATGGGTGGTCCGGGGAGAGCTGTTGAAGAGATTTTCGAAACGATGAAATTACTTCCGGGTCGAAATCGGAAGCCATTGAATCGGAGTTTGGattttcatcttcaatttcagcgtcttcttcttcttcttttaattgaaGCCAGAGAGGTTTCTGAGATGAATTGTTACCATTTGCTTTCGAAATCGGCTCGGGCGATCGATTTAGAAAGGGATCGACAACCGTACGGTTACCGAAATCGAACGAGAGGCTTCGAAATCCGCTCGGAGACCTGAGAGGGCTAACATCCTCAAGCCCTTCCATGAGCTCCCATGCGTTGATCGTCTCCGGCTCCCCCGGCGGCGTTCTGATCGGAGTTTTCGATGTTGTTTTAGGGATTTTCTCTGTGATAATGTTCGACCATGTCTTCGCTTCGGCTAATCCTGTTTTGAAATCCTCAATCGTCTTGTAACTATTACTTCTCTGTGATTGATGGTGATGATAACCCCCACCATCACCATCCCCACCTCCACCCCCACCCCCACCGTGGCCATTGATTCCGAGCTCCAACGAACCTAATGTAGAGGAGGTTAAGGCAACGACGTGATAACTATCACCTTTGGCTTGTGGTGGATGATGAACTTGCATAGAGTAGCTTCGAGAAATCGGCGAATATGGCCGCCGGCAATGACGGCATCGATTTGGTTTAGAGCTTACACATCCCATTGACGAATTAACAAAAGGGTGATAGAAAGAATtgcataaattaattataaataattcaaaacgATCAATCGTTTTATGGTTAAATCAGATCAAAAGGGGGGGAAGATCAGGTAGAGAATGAAAGAATTGAGGATGGAATTTCATTCAAACGAATCCAAAACAACATTACCGAGAATTAGGctcaaaatgaacaaaaaattgagattCATACAATAATcgcagaaacaaaaaagaatccatgttccccttttttcttcttcatccgATGtttgaagaaaggaaaatcaaTGGGGAAACAgcaaagaaagagaagaatggATAAGGAGCATCAATGGCGGAGGAATGAATTAGGATTATTGTCAATCCGAAATGGGGATTTCGGGAGTGAAGATTTGGAGAGAGAAACAGGGGGGGGAAGTGAAGGAATCAAGGGAAGAAGGGagattttgattgatttagaTGTAGATTTTGGGGGAGAGAGTGTTGAGAAATGTAAGCAGTTTCCCTCAGTTTCTCTGTCTAGATttgaggagagagagagagaatgagagaaggaagaagaagaagagaagaagagaagaagaaaagaagaaaagaagaggaagaagcagaggatgttattttatttttggcaTTAAAAGTGGAGAATTTAGAACAGAAATTCTATGGTGACATTCTACTTATACACTTTCCATAACAATAATCCATACCCccatttttaaactttcatttcaCTTCAActacaaactttctttttcttttttaatctttactGAAAATTTGttcttataatataatttagaaaatattttagtttagttctTTATATAGTTTAATCCAActacttattttcaaaaaattaatccaACATTAAACTCTCACAAACTGAACTAAAACTTATTAACTCACACCGATCAAATTTACCATTTAACTTTTACTGCTTCCTAAATAccctcctttcttttttttcttttttttcttctttctaaaatggtttgtttgttcttagtattttctttttatttttgtttcttcgttcacaaaaaaataaaaaggctaaaattttgaaactttagatCTATGGCTAAATTACACTTTGAAATACATctacatataaaataataagaggattttcttttagatttggcaaaatatattccaaaaattaatttcatacacaagatttattacttttacaaaatgacaaaacaaaaaaaaaaatgtccaaCACATTAAATGTAAACAAAAGTACGAATAAATTTGATACACATTTGATAATAGACCCTTAATACACttcatatattttgtatactaaaaatatcatatttgtaaaatgaaaaaaaaaaaaagtgtaggACACGcttttaaatatgttattcTTCAATTGCTACCCACCATCATTTCTCAAACAAAAGTTTGCTAAGCtattagaaatataaattataatattaaaaggaTCAAATAGACTTCAACTTTAATTGGACCTATCTACTACCAAagaaaattactaaaaatatttctcaCATTCTTAGATTAAGGTTAAAATGGAATTtacgaaaagaaaaattattttaaatcacaaatcttttaaaaatatctacaagtattgaaaaatatcataataggcaaaactattttagtttatttatattatgatAGACATAGAATGTAGTATATCTTGATTTATCGCGATCTATGTTAGATAAACggaatattttgattcattttgctatatttaaaaataaacgtTTATGAAATTAGCCTAATCTTTTCATAAAATCTAGCATTTTCAACGCATTTATTTAGTATAAGTTCAAAACacaatctttttaatattaaacataagatATTACGTTATAGAATGCAAAAATCATACAAATGTGTAGATGTAGATTTGTATTTATCATAGTTTTTCATAACTAAGGACTAAAGGAGTAGGCCGTAGGAGGATAGTTCTATTTTCATACATATTGggatatataataataataatttgtaacattttatttataagatCATTTCAATATTTGGAGGATCAATATACCGTAGAACCAATTTTGTATGAGATGACTTTCAATTTGGATTGAAGtaatactatttttaaattctatcttctaaacttgtattattattttgcaaataattaatatatacaacCCATTTggtagtgtatatatatgtgtatataagttatataaaattagtttgaCAATCTCAACtcatcaattattttattcttttactttaatttcaaaaacaactcattcaaaaataaattacactAAATATATCTCTCATTTTCACCTATCAAACactcattttcttcattttttttaacactacgtttcttttttaaaaaatcacaatCATTTAAGAaaccatattatataaatgcTTTATTTCTAagtcaatttatattttccaaCCCTATGTTCtttaagaatttttctttattttcttttaatatttttcattccCGTCCACTgtatgaaattataataaaatataaatatcaagcgcgatagtttatatattttatattagactagctattattttttttcaaatgtattatattgcaaaaagaagagagatcTCACAATCTTGGATATGGTAAAGGcacaaacaaaacatattAACACAAAACAACCAAATCATCGAacccaaaaggaaaaacacGCACcacaaaaacttaattaagaaAGGAGGTTCTAAAGAGAATAGTCCACGTGAGTCCTCATAGAAAAAGTCTTCACATTCTGAACAACACATAAAAATCTCATACTAAATATCACTTAAAAAGGCTGCAAAGGAGCATCATGGATACACACTTGCATGTCTATTACACCAAATATGTAGATAACCTCACATCAAGCAAGTCTCCAAATTTTAGGTCTAGATAGTCGATTTCCTCaactaaaatgaaacatttaagCAAAGATTAATCCACttcaaaatacatattttcctctctctcccATTAACATTGTTAAGTATAAATGTTAGAGatatgtaataaaatttaaaaaccttAGAATCcgaaattatttaaaacactTCATACTTATAAgattaaatttaccatttattttctgattttctcatattttcattggattttttttttctttttgttgaatttgtgGAAAATGGTTTAGCTAGGCTTTAATTAGGTTAGCTATTTAGGTCTTAATTATTTCCAATCAAATCAACTTTTGTTCATggatatcatttttttcaaatctatttAAGATAACTAACAAAGGTCAGAttaattttcaaccttttgtttatttttctgaatcatgttttgaatacaaaatgatgttttgtgtttttaaaatagctCCTGCTGTTCAAACAAGTTGAACAATATCCAAATTATGCAAcctaaattataaagtttgagtttaaattttatttttagttgagTTCAAAtcagatttttaaaatttaggttgATTCAactgaaattttaatattatttaaaataatatattataacttataaaatattttaatttatacattattgagtttgattttaatatattacatttaagtttataaaactTTAGTTAGTAATATATGTGGTAgataaatttaagtattttaagttaataatatatatatttaaaaaagataaataaataacgcGATATTAAGTTAGGATGAAAGTGGGCTGTAATAATATTTAGGtattaagtttgaaaagaaaaattgtatttggTCCAATAACTTATTCCTACGGGCAAAGGATTTTACTCCTATTTTAGGTGTTTGATGcctattatatattaataacatGAGGTATtaagtttagaaaataattgtcattAATGGAGTGATTTAACATTCAATCTCTCTCtaattttgttgtatataCTTTAAATTCGTTGTCatctactttatttttttatgttgttaGGACTTCTATTAAACGTACAAATTAGGAATAGAGGTAGAGAATTTGAACCACTTGcctcaaattttcaatctatATATGTTTTCTGTCGAGCTAACATCTTGTTggtaatattttatatttttttgtacataataatttaactttaaaaagaatGTTATTGTATagtaaattaaacaaactcgtaataaaatattttttagaaagagtTTAGTCGAAAGAGTTCTATTTTAAATCGTCATAAAGTTAATTTAGACAAATCCAACATATATATGTtgcacttttttttagttcaattcaATAGTCTATTTACCATTTATTATGACAAACTCTTGTCTTTTCATCAAACTAAAGGTGTGTTTCGATTGCATTTtcaagttattaaaaaaataagttgttttgaaataaattcatttgtttAGCAATCAACTAAagtagatttttaaaaaataatgtggtTTAGAATAGATacttaaaacaaacttttagaGAAATAAATTGGGTGTGTTTAATGATTAATCTTCTTAATTTATATGAAACACTCCGGTCAATAACTTTGGCTATCCTCACCAACCAACCTTCGACGTTGTCATTGGCCATCATTTGACTATCGTTTCCAATAGTTGTCGTCCATGAACCTCCGGCCACTATTTTTTACGCAATCGTCGACAACCgatttttgtttatcattttttccAATATCATTTTCAACCAACCTCCAACGACTGCTTTTTGACAACTGTAACCAGAAAAACTTTGGATGACCATTTTCAGGCTACTTCCTAGAACAACTATCAACCACCATTATCCATCAAcataaaacatttgataatTGTTGTCGACCAACTTTTGTTGACTGTTGTTCAGTGACCATTATTGGCCAACTTTCTTTTACCGTTTTTGTGGGTTGTTACCTATCGACTtgtattgattgttttttggTGACTGTCAGCTTACTTTCATGGACCATTACCAGTCAACGTTTGTCCATTGTTTTACATTGTTATCAGTCAATTGCcaacaaacattttttgtGATTATTGTTGATTGACTTCTAACCATGATCGTTTTATGTTGTATCCCAACCACCTCTGACCACCATTCTCGATGACCCAACTCCTATCGAAATTcccacaaattttttttattataatttgaaataatatatatatatataactccTAGTCtattataaatcaaacaaaatttttaacctaaaaacacttttgaaaaaaaaaatgttaaacataGATGTGTTTTTATTGTAagaagtttttagaaaaaactatttaaatgaaaatgcattttttggattttttttttctttaagtcaTTTCAATCATGGCTGACTGTTGTCTAATTAGTTTAggcaataatatatatatatatatatattattggatATAGGGTTTagccaataataataatatccataattttattttaattagtttaggcAATAACATCTTCcataaatttctcttttttctctcaaaatatTGCAGATAGGGTTTagccaataataataataataacaaagagaaaattatGGTGAATTCAGTTTCAACAATGCAGTCATTTAGTAGATAGATATGATTTTATTGAAACTTTAggcaatattaaaaaaatttaaaagatatataaagtatgatgagattgaaaatgatatagaagaaaattaaaaatattaactcaAAATTCAATGAATTGGACAGACtattaattttctcttctctaaataaaagaaaaaaagagttttagaGTTGGATTTGTAGGGCAGGGGGATTTGGAGGCACATGGAACCTTCTCATAAAATTATTGGGTATGGGcatcaaaaataaattattttggttgttatctgagaagagagaaaagaaacacACCTTCAATTTTAGGCCAATTTTGTATTTGcacctttcttttcaatataaatgtgtgatctaaaattttgaccCTCCAATTAactctaaataaaattttaaaaaaaatagatgtgTCATTTATAATCATTCATCAACCATACTCATTTCATCCAAAACTAACttatgtttataattataacaattacGTTAAATCTAGTCCATAATAACTTAATGTTCATCATAACCACGAATATGGATAAAAATAATGCAATAATCCACCACCTTGATCATTGTTGCCTTTGAGTAGTAAGTATTTCGTTTCAATCATACAATTTGTATCAACATAAATGTAGTCGTTATTCtctattttcatgtttttttttcttgtttatccGTTATTGTGAGACTTTAATCACACTACCAACGTATATTTGTTAAACTTCAAAAACGTTGTAGAAAACGCACGAGACTTTAGGTTAACTATGGTAAGTGATCTAATTGTACTGACATTTGTTTTTGGCTACTCACTAAAAGTATGATGCGTTTTAGTATATTATCTCTAATTAAATTTCCTTTTACTagttttttaatgaaaaaagagtATAATCGAAACTAAATTTTTAGTGTAAATCTTTTAAGTCAAcgtttgaaaaagaattttgCGTAATTGTAATTTCTTAGCTTTTTGTAAAAGTGACCCGACATGTTTTTACACTATTGGTTAGTAAAAAATGTTAGTTTTCTTAGCCTCttatttttaagaaagaaaacatctTCCTTTAATAGTTGAGTCATTCACAGTTATGTTAAATCCACACGTCCCTATGGCTATTActatatcaacttttttaatttatttattagataagtTAATCAAAGCTACTCTCCTCCGATAGAAAAGAGTGtaagatttattttagaaattaattactttttactttttgtgagtttaattatttagtatatgaatgtttttcttttttggatggaattacttttattcaaatatcgtctcataaaattgttttcataCCTTTATTCATTATAaccataaatgaaaaatagttgATAACTATATAGATAAGATagatgaaagataaaaaagatatataaggTGGAAAGAATGATGAGAAACAATATAAAAGAGTAGATTAGTATTAGAATTTATGCTTTTGCAAAACTTAAGGAGAAGGAACATGAAATTTATATAAGGAGTGGATGAAGAGGAggaagcaaaaagaaagaaagaaagaaggaagcaAGGAAGCAAGGAAGCAAGGTAAggttaataattattaaggaCATGTGTGAGCATGAATAGTTACACGTGGTGCACGTGAGCTTTTAGGTTGGTGTTTTCCAACAATTGTTTGACAAAagtgaaaagagaaagaaaaaagaaagttaaaaagaacttTGGATCTCTCACAGCCACAGCCCCCATTTGGCCATTTCCATTTCCCATCATGGCTGCACCTCGTGAAGGAGCTAcccatattattatttctttttcttttcaataccCAACCTACAAATTACTTTAATCCTTCACCCTTTTTCCTTAACAATATGTAATATCTTCAACTCCATCTATCCAATTCTATCAAATAGATTATCTAGTTTTGAACACACATATCTTGtcttttttgttatctatttattCACTTGAAAACATACCTCCTCTGTAAGAGAATCAGGATAGTAGTTAGAATAGAGTGTGTTACAACAATATATTCAAAGGGTAAAAGAtcaattgagagaaaaaatttaatatgttcTTAGAATAACAAATCATATGGTCATAATTATAAGTATATTATAGAGTGATGCTCAAAATCACTTATATAAACGAGGACCGAAGACTTTAAAAACTGTATAACAAGATAAACCATGTAtagatataaattttcaatataacatTAAAGTATATCCAACTTCGAGACAAACCCTTGAGCTCATTATATATCTATTGAGATTCTTCTTTCAGCCTTCCTTTTTATAGCAACACActacagaaaaaaaatgaaaagaaaaagagaaaggttATCTAATATTTGGAACTCTAACATCAATCTTAATTATCATGTAAGTTTAACCATATAATGTGtaagatattatttttcaataaaatgtttgtttcttcatatatattaaaaagataagTTGTTGATGATTAGAgttgaattatattaattaggGTGTCACGTTTCGTGGGAGCTCCCCCTTTGTTCATAAAGAGACCCCTTTTGATATGGAAAAAGGTTTCTGTTATACGTCTCTAATGGCCATTAATGGATGCCTTTTTCCCTTACTTTCTTGGCCCTCTCCCTCtcataatatgtatttttaattatttgttaccTTTTGCTATCTATGATCTTTTCCATCTcactttttcctttatttttccgTTTGGGTTATAAGTGTTTCTTCCTATACAGATGAATTTCTAAGACATCATAAAGGGAGGATGCAATGCAATCATCTTTcccttttaatttagttttcttttagcTCGcctttaaccttttttttctttaaattacgTACATCTCCGACTATACCTAATTTTATGCATCGATCTATTAAATTGTCTAATCATAAGATATGGTATTTATtgcaaataattgaatattttattaaaaataattttaatctgTTTGTTAGatgttatattaaatttgtcttcactCATCAACTTAAAACTTTTAAGTCGTAATagaaaaaggtttttttttttttcaccattcCTTGTAACCTTAGGATTTAGATGAACCATTTCTTCGTTAAAATCTATAGCAACATTAACTAGGTATCTAGAAGAGTTATTGAATTATCCATAATATATCATTAGTGTGTAAATTGGATTTCTCTAGAATTGTGTTGAaagatgtaaataaatatctgaaagaaaaaaatatagaaatatcCTACCGATTCTATAGGTTAAGAAATTAGAATTTCTTTAGacgaaaatgataaaatttaaaaatatctagaATATAGTTAGAATTATAGAGAAACATTTGACTTGGACTTCAAAGATTTCATATGTCTATAAGTAGGAGGCGTGATGCTCGTTTAATTTGTAAGTCAAGCTAGCAAAGTAAAcaaagagagggaaaaaaggAGAGTTAAAGAGAAACTTTGAGTCGAAGTGAGCGAATATTTTGAGAGTAAAAGAGTGTTCTCTTCGAAAGTGtgtatatttttgttgtgaattttctcaataaaagtttcTTCCAtctatgtttcttttataCCGATTTGTTCAACATTCTTAAACTAAACAagagattttaaaatgaaaacatttagAGGAGTGGCTTTACCAAACATATCTCTAGACTggtatttaaatatcaaatcaaaatattgatcAAAGGA of the Cucumis sativus cultivar 9930 chromosome 3, Cucumber_9930_V3, whole genome shotgun sequence genome contains:
- the LOC101211528 gene encoding uncharacterized protein At3g28850, yielding MGCVSSKPNRCRHCRRPYSPISRSYSMQVHHPPQAKGDSYHVVALTSSTLGSLELGINGHGGGGGGGGDGDGGGYHHHQSQRSNSYKTIEDFKTGLAEAKTWSNIITEKIPKTTSKTPIRTPPGEPETINAWELMEGLEDVSPLRSPSGFRSLSFDFGNRTVVDPFLNRSPEPISKANGNNSSQKPLWLQLKEEEEDAEIEDENPNSDSMASDFDPEVISSFRKSLQQLSPDHPFHLRPVENPKHQQPPSAIVDPKKFYSWPGEKKRDKVILYFTSLRGIRKTYEDCCHVRAILRAIRVRVDERDVSMHSGFKEELKQLLMEDQNKNSGGNLPRVFIGRKQLGDAEEIRRLHEDGQLEKLLECCEKIENGDGVCEGCGDIRFVPCETCCGSCKVFYEEEDYEEEVEEEEEEDGYGFQRCLDCNENGLVRCPICCH